The following are encoded in a window of Pedobacter cryoconitis genomic DNA:
- the can gene encoding carbonate dehydratase, with the protein MCAKLESHNHDITYEGLLQGNKDWVAKTLAEDPTFFDRLSAGQKPPILWIGCSDSRVPANQITNTNPGDIFVHRNIANVVVHTDMNMLSVLDYAVNVLEVEHVIVCGHYGCGGVAAALSNKQFGIIDNWLRNIKDTYRLHYHELDRISDDKKRTDRLVELNVIEGVFNLTKTSIVQNRWGNGKKLGIHGWVYSLETGLIKDLGVTTESNDHISSVFKMDGLTKPKVEAPAKTAVDQK; encoded by the coding sequence ATGTGTGCAAAATTAGAATCCCACAATCACGATATCACTTACGAAGGATTATTACAAGGTAATAAAGACTGGGTAGCGAAAACTTTAGCGGAAGACCCTACCTTTTTTGACCGTTTATCTGCTGGACAGAAGCCACCAATTTTATGGATTGGCTGTTCAGATAGCAGAGTACCAGCCAACCAGATTACCAATACCAATCCTGGTGACATCTTTGTTCACCGCAACATTGCAAATGTTGTGGTACATACAGATATGAATATGTTAAGTGTACTGGATTATGCGGTAAACGTATTAGAAGTAGAACACGTCATTGTTTGCGGACACTACGGATGTGGTGGTGTTGCAGCAGCGTTGAGCAACAAGCAATTCGGAATTATTGATAACTGGTTAAGAAATATAAAAGATACTTACCGTTTGCATTATCATGAACTGGACAGGATATCAGATGATAAAAAACGTACAGACAGACTGGTAGAACTGAATGTTATAGAAGGTGTATTTAACCTGACTAAAACATCTATTGTTCAAAACAGATGGGGAAATGGAAAGAAATTAGGTATCCATGGTTGGGTTTACAGTTTGGAAACAGGATTAATCAAAGATCTGGGAGTAACCACAGAATCTAATGATCATATTTCCTCTGTATTTAAGATGGATGGTCTGACTAAACCTAAAGTTGAAGCTCCGGCCAAAACAGCTGTTGATCAGAAATAA
- a CDS encoding SulP family inorganic anion transporter: MQNGNSISSKAGLKKYILKKNLKRDFPASIVVFLVALPLCLGIALASGAPLFAGLITGVIGGIVVASFSGSQLSVSGPAAGLTVIVLGAIAHLGSYQTFLLAVMLAGLMQIVLGMVKAGTIGNYFPSSVIEGMLAAIGLILILKQLPHALGVDKDFLDESLSSGPMFNIVGQALKMLNPAAIIITVLSIAILIFWPKFKKLSAVPAPLLVVILGIGLTLFFQQTQFALKAEQMVNIPVVSGWGEFSNLFTMPDFSAITNKEVWIVALTIAVVASLETLLSIEAVDKIDPVKRVSPTNRELIAQGLGNMTSGLLGGLPMTSVIVRSSANVNAGGKTKMSAILHGCWLLLSFLFIPGLINMVPLACLAAILLVTGYKLTRISLFKHMYHKGWDQFVPFVITVVAVLLTDLLKGVAIGMLLSVFYLLRTNMRNPFFYKIHEEGNKKNLRIKLSEEVSFLNKAAIQVVLTKIPQETNVIIDGSNSRYIHPDVLETIYNFKHNAYTKGIIVTLVEIKEHYIVPKITDKIIEDIHKI; this comes from the coding sequence ATGCAGAATGGAAACTCAATCTCCTCAAAGGCTGGATTGAAGAAATATATCTTAAAAAAGAATTTAAAGCGCGATTTCCCGGCTAGTATAGTCGTGTTTTTAGTGGCCCTGCCGTTGTGTCTGGGAATAGCCCTGGCTTCGGGCGCCCCATTATTCGCCGGTTTGATCACTGGTGTTATTGGAGGAATAGTTGTTGCCAGTTTCAGTGGATCTCAGTTAAGTGTGAGTGGCCCTGCTGCTGGTTTGACGGTAATTGTATTGGGGGCTATAGCTCACCTGGGCAGTTACCAGACATTTTTACTGGCAGTGATGCTGGCGGGATTGATGCAGATTGTGCTGGGTATGGTCAAAGCAGGTACAATTGGCAACTATTTTCCTTCGAGTGTAATTGAAGGGATGCTTGCTGCAATTGGACTAATCCTGATTTTAAAGCAACTGCCACATGCATTAGGTGTAGATAAAGATTTTCTGGATGAAAGCTTAAGTAGTGGTCCGATGTTTAATATTGTAGGACAGGCGCTAAAAATGCTCAATCCGGCTGCAATAATCATCACTGTGCTTTCCATTGCTATCCTGATCTTCTGGCCAAAATTCAAAAAGCTGAGTGCTGTACCGGCTCCGTTACTGGTTGTTATACTAGGTATAGGATTAACTTTGTTTTTTCAGCAAACACAATTCGCGTTAAAAGCTGAACAGATGGTTAATATTCCTGTTGTGAGCGGATGGGGCGAGTTCTCGAACCTGTTCACGATGCCGGATTTTTCTGCCATTACCAATAAAGAAGTCTGGATTGTTGCCTTAACGATAGCAGTTGTGGCAAGTTTAGAAACGTTGCTGAGTATCGAGGCTGTAGATAAGATTGATCCTGTAAAAAGAGTTTCACCAACCAACAGAGAGCTGATTGCACAGGGACTGGGAAATATGACGAGTGGTTTGCTTGGCGGTTTACCTATGACTTCTGTAATTGTAAGAAGTTCTGCAAACGTAAATGCCGGTGGAAAGACTAAAATGTCTGCCATTTTACATGGTTGCTGGTTACTATTGTCTTTCCTGTTTATTCCGGGATTGATCAATATGGTTCCACTAGCCTGTTTGGCAGCGATCCTGTTAGTGACTGGTTACAAACTGACAAGAATCAGTTTATTCAAACATATGTATCATAAAGGCTGGGATCAATTTGTTCCATTTGTGATTACTGTGGTTGCTGTTTTATTAACTGACTTATTAAAAGGTGTGGCCATCGGCATGTTGTTGTCTGTGTTTTATTTACTGCGGACCAATATGCGTAACCCATTCTTTTACAAAATCCATGAAGAAGGGAACAAAAAGAACCTGAGAATCAAATTGTCTGAGGAAGTATCATTTCTGAACAAAGCGGCGATACAGGTTGTATTGACAAAAATCCCTCAGGAAACCAATGTAATTATTGATGGAAGCAACTCCAGATATATCCATCCGGATGTATTGGAAACCATTTACAATTTCAAACATAATGCTTATACAAAGGGGATTATAGTTACCTTAGTTGAGATAAAAGAGCATTATATAGTACCAAAGATAACTGACAAAATTATTGAAGATATTCATAAAATATAA